One genomic window of Nicotiana sylvestris chromosome 10, ASM39365v2, whole genome shotgun sequence includes the following:
- the LOC138879529 gene encoding uncharacterized protein: MGLLQPVPQTRKNPVSPAYRAGTRCAYNSGEEGHDTEDCWTLKRAVENLIEQRKIVLRDEDIPNVTNNPLPAHNSGPVIGMICEDKEFDPALKAIIAITDVQKKPKATPKQDKGEKKNKTTPPKSEKKVEVGIGAVPPKNVVLYIPRGRKEKQMDLSPPRRFKLNKTTQMYVPKGAYVMRGPISLPRLSEPVVIGRGPQKPMTDPTDVPWNYNKSVVTYKGKEISGEVRENNPAEKYFNLEEVNNATRKRFSSKKPVSAEEAESFFQKMKMADYEVIDQLRKFPAQVSLLSLLMNSTEHQKVLIKTLNEAYVPIETSVEQLERMAERFFAINQISFSKNDLPPEGAAHKKAMHLTIKCKGYYVKRVMLDGGSRVDIFPLSTLQCMEIGTERIRLNNVCVRAFDGIKRDTIGEIDLILTIGPVDFEVTFQVLDMNTSYNFLLGRPWIHAARVVPSTRHQMVKFEHEDQEIVVHGEDEQSIYRDPSVPCLKAREGSEHIVYQAFEIMVADQYEERKPCPQPLLSNESIMGAKK; the protein is encoded by the coding sequence ATGGGTCTGCTACAGCCTGTTCCTCAAACCAGGAAAAATCCAGTATCACCCGCTTACAGAGCCGGTACCCGATGCGCCTATAACTCAGGGGAAGAAGGGCACGACACGGAAGACTGTTGGACTCTGAAGAGAGCCGTGGAaaacttgatagaacaaaggaagatagtgctaagggatgaagatattcccaatgtgactaacaatccactGCCGGCCCACAACAGCGGGCCGgtaatcggaatgatttgtgaggacaaggaatttgacccagcattgaaggccatcattgccatCACTGATGTacaaaagaaaccaaaagctaCCCCAAAGCAAgacaaaggggagaaaaagaacaaaaccaccccTCCAAAGTCAGAAAAGAAAGTTGAAGTGGGAATTGGGGCAGTGCCTCCCAAAAATGTTGTCCTCTATATCCCTCGAGGCCGCAAAGAAAAGCAGATGGATTTGAGTCCTCCCAGGAGATTCAAACTGAATAAGACAAcccaaatgtatgtgcccaaaggAGCCTATGTGATGCGGGGGCCAATTAGTCTACCAAGGCTGAGTGAGCCCGTAGTTATTGGCCGCGGACCACAAAAGCCCATGACGGATCCTACCGATGTGCCCTGGAATTACAACAAATCAGTGGTgacttacaaaggcaaagaaatctcgGGAGAAGTTCGAGAAAATAACCCGGCAGAAAAGTATTTCAatttggaagaggtgaacaatgcCACTAGAAAGCGCTTCTCATCTAAGAAGCCCGTAAGTGCCGAAGAAGCGGAGTccttctttcaaaagatgaaaatggcggATTATGAGGTGATCGACCAGCTTCGAAAATTTCCCGCACAAGTCTCCTTGTTATCTCTGTTGATGAATTCCACCGAACATCAAAAGGTATTGATtaagacccttaacgaagcatatgtgcctattgagacttctgtagagcagttggagagaatggccgaaagatttttcgcaattaaccagatctccttcagcaaaaatgacttgccccCAGAAGGGGCCGCACATAAAAAAGCCATGCACCTGACAATCAAATGCAaagggtactatgtgaaaagggttatgttggacggaggctctAGGGTAGACATTTTCCCACTCTCAACTTTGCAATGTATGGAAATTGGTACCGAGAGAATCCGACTCAACAACGTCTGTGTACGTGCCTTCGATGGTatcaaaagggacacaattggagagattgATCTGATTTTGACCATcggcccagtagactttgaagtaaccttccaggttctaGACATGAAcacgtcctacaattttctcttgGGAAGGCCGTGGATTCACGCAGCGAGGGTTGTGCCTTCTACTcgccaccagatggtgaagtttgaacatgaggatcaggagattgtggttcacggggaagatgagcaatcgatttatcgggacccgtcagtcccatgtCTTAAAGCAAGAGAAGGAAGTGAGCACATAGTCTATCAGGCCTTTGAAATCATGGTCGCTGATCAGTACGAAGAAAGAAAACCTTGTCCTCAACCCTTACTTTCTAATGAATCAATTATGGGGGCCAAGAAATGA
- the LOC138879528 gene encoding uncharacterized protein has protein sequence MSNPPVLVPPELGRPLFLYLTVLENSFGCVLGQQDVTGKKEQGIYYLRKKFTSYEAKYTLLERTCCALTWVSQKLRHYLQAYTTYLITRLDPLKYIFQKPMPMGRLAKWQILLTECDIVYVTRTSMKAQALADHLAKNPVDDECQPLSTYFPDEEVNSVEHYPATARLQFLYTNNTAEYEACIMGMNMGIDQGVEELLIMGDSDLIIRQAQGEWETRDVKLIPYRQRVEDLGKRFKSIEFRYIPCCHNELADALATLASMLPYPGNAHIDPLEIQIRERHGYCNTVEAEPNSFDEEICEQFKITHRNSTPYRPKANGVVEAANKNIKKILRKMIQSSRQWHEKLHFALLGYRTIVRTSVGATPYLLVYSTKAVIPAEVEIPSLRIIVEAEIEDSEWVKARLEQLTLIDEKRMAAEAKGKFAPNWKGPYIIRKILPRGPLYLGDIEGNDPEAAMNADAVQPKVTVQKQVQPSRQSMREDKESLIQDFDHGFVPAYSWINTDENLNLDWMCGNSEIQSFCSTADSPEIRVCY, from the exons atGTCGAATCCGCCGgtattggtcccacctgagctagggaggcctctgttcttgtatctgacagtcttggaaaattctttcggttgtgtcctcgggcaacaggatgtgaccggaaagaaagagcagggCATTTACTATCTGAGAAAGAAGTtcaccagttatgaagccaagtacactttattgGAGAGAACTTGTTGCGCTTTAACTTGGGTttctcagaagctgaggcattatttgcaagcttacaccacttacctcataaccaggttggatcctttaaaatacatatttcagaagccaatgcccatggggagattagcaaagtggcagatcttacttacgGAGTGTGATATAGTCTACGTCACTCGCACgtcaatgaaagcccaggcgttagcagatcatttggctaaGAACCCAGTTGATGATGAATGCCAACCTTTGAGCacttacttcccagatgaagaagtaaattcagttgag cattatccagccacagcccGGCTTCAGTTTTTATACACAAACAACaccgccgagtatgaagcctgcattatgggtatgaacatgggaATCGACCAAGGTGTCGAAgagttgttaatcatgggagactcggatctgattatccgacaagctcaaggagaatgggaaacccgagatgtcaagcttattccttatagaCAACGTGTGGAAGATCTTGgcaagcgattcaagtcaatagagttcaggtacatcccttGTTGCCATAATGAACtggccgatgcacttgctactttggcctcgatgctgccatacccaggcaatgcccatattgatcccttggaaatccaaatcagggaaaggcatGGCTACTGTAATACAGTTGAGGCAGAGCcaaat tcatttgatgaggagATATGTGAACAGTTCAAGATAACACatcggaactctactccttatcgtccTAAAGCCAATGGTGTCGTTGAAGCAGcaaataagaacatcaaaaagattttgagaaagatgattcaaagttccaggcagtggcatgaaaagttacattttgcattgttggggtatcgcactattGTGCGCACGTCGGTCGGAGCAACCCCGTACCTTTTGGTTTACAGTACTAaagccgtaatacccgcggaagttgaaatcccttctctccggatcattgtggaagctgaaattgaagacagtgagtgggtcaaagcccgcCTGGAGcagttaaccctgattgatgagaagcgaatggccgca gaagcaaaagggaaatttgctcccaattggaaaggcccatacatcatcagaaagatattgcccAGAGGACCATTGTACTTgggagatattgaaggaaatgatcccgaggcAGCTATGAACGCAGATGCG gtgcaacccAAGGTAACCGTGCAAAAGCAGGTGCAGCCATCGAGACAATCAATGAGAGAAG